TACACCTGTTACGGGTCTGCCTACGTTACGATTGCTCAACGGTTTCCTACCATAAAGGTAGTGTTTGGAGCCGTTGTCTCGAAACTACACCCTCCGTCCCACATTTTCTGTTCAAATTTGTTTTTCGCACGATCTAAGAAAAAACAGTTAATTTTGTTCGAACAATCAATTTAACTaacttttttcctaaaataccatCACATTAATTACATTACAACTTTATGGAATCTTCAAGTAATGGTAAAAAAAGGATCAACTCTCATTATATAAAGTGGGtatatagtaacaacaacttacatttaATAAGGCTATTTTACGAAAATTTAAATACAACTAAATTTTTCaattcaattgaaaaattaactAGACTTTCGGACAGACGCAAGAGCAAAATTGGATTATCAAAGTACGATGGAGGGAGTAGTACGGATACCTCTCCTctgcttttccttcttccaagtTATTATCCCGCTCGCAGGCGCGGTTTACATTTATTATTTGTTCAAAGTTCGGTTCGTTCTTCACGCATAATATTTTGCGCAGGGCCTTGGCAGCATTTTCCCCTTGCTTACGGGTAGATTTGCAAATGTATAAATGAGCAGTGGTTCTGATTTGCAATTACACTGCCCCGGCCCACCAAACTGCGTTGGAAAACGCAAACGGCTGTACGAACCTCTTCTGTTAAGTTGCAGCAGCAGACAACAACCGGGCGTTGCATCTCCACGCGCGATGCCACGGCTAAACGGCTCCGTCTGCAATCCATCCACCTGCAACACGTGTCGGCCTCTGGAGGCCTTCCTCCCATAGGCACGGTCAACCCGTTCCCACCATAAAGGTATCCGATGATAGTGTTCACAAGTTCCTTTACAAGTGTCAACACCATCAGTGTCAATATATAATATTTGGCTTTAAGTAAATATGACATAAACGACAGAAGCACCAACATAAACGACCAAACATTTATTGGGCAAAAACCAAACATTTCCTAAAGTGCATGCTTGTTGATGGAATTTTCTTCATAATTCGAGATTAcgtataaattttaaaaattcaaaGCCTATTCAAGTAATTTCGGATGGAAAGATATTGGTACTACTGGTACGGTAGTACGCATTTATGCAATTTTGCATTACAAAATACAAATAGGCCTTaagcttttatttttattggttCCAGCAAAAAAGAGTGAAACCTAACACTCCTCGTCTCACTTACAGTAATGACTGACAGCTCCACATAATTTAGAAAGGCCCCTGACGAGTCGACACTTTCTTGAAGTATCAACGTGTAGTTGTCATGGGCTCCAACAGTAAAACATGAGTAAATCTTAAAGGTGTTCATAGGTTTTGTTTTTATCTTTGGAAAACTGGTAAGATACCTCAAATACTTGATTATCATATTGTAcgagaaaaatatgagaaaatagaaaaatacacACATATTTTGCACATACATACATCAATTTTGATGTCTGAGAACTTCCAGTCTATTAAATgcgattcatttttttttttaatgggaTTCTATTAAAACTAAAACTTATATCGTAGTTGATGAGTAGaggacaaaagaaaaaaaaacatgaagGAGAGAGATATGAAACTAGGCCCTGAAACACATCAATCAAGTACTGATAGTAATTGCATAATTCCCGAATCTATTGATGATTCTATCGAGAAGCTAGAGCTGTtgatatgaattattttgggagATATTGTGTTGTAACTTTCACAATGAAGAAGATAGTAATCATAGTACATAGTTGTCGATGGAACTCTACCAAAAGAAGTGGTGGCACTGATGCCTATTCATATGCACATTGAAGTAGCAATAGATTAtccagccaaaaaaaaaggaaaaagaaagttttaaATGATTTAGTGTCAATTCTGTAGTCGTAAATAGCAAGAAAATTGATTTACATGAGCAAGGCTATTCACTTAAATTCAAGGCCTACGGTGACTCAACttttaaattattttgtttccAAGTGCAGGAAAATTAGCTAGTGAAACCATCCTTAGTAGTAGTTCAAAGAATGCATAAGAGTAGTAacgttattctttttttttttatctcaacGATAACAATTATATAACTTATTCTAACTTAATCTAGGAAAAGAGGAAGTATAATCGACGGAGAATCCATCAGAAGAAATTAAGTGGTAAATATGATGGAAAACAAGGGTTGACCTCTCACCTTGCCAAGACTTTATAGTCTTGCAGTTATCAACAGTCCAAGAGGCTGTTGGCGTAATAACGCTATTCACTGTTATATTCTATCATGAATGGGTACGATTTCCAATAAAAcatgattcaaacaaatttttattcCTTGAACAAACAATAAATCGATAGCTTTTAGTACTCGCATCATTCACAAACCCAATGTAGAACTTCATGAATATTAGTTATAAATTGCTCTCACATTTTGTGCACGTAATGTGAAGTGGAATATTGGTTCTTATGGAACATGGGGAATTAATCATAGGCTTGCAGATATGTTTGACGGACAGATTTCTTATGCAATTTAATTATTGGGACAAGCAAAAGTGTTTGTGAAAGAAGTGGAAAAGATAAGAATTGATAACTAACTACCAATCTTATTATAATCTTTAAGTCACCATGTTGATTAAATCTAACAATGTTTGGACTTATAAGAACTTCTACATAGCTGGAGATTAACTATAAATTTTTACAAATACAAAGCCTTTTCAAGTAATTTCCGATGAAAACATATGGGAAGAGTACGCATTCATGCATGCAGTTTTGCATTATCAATAGGTCTTATACTTGTAATGTATATTTGTTACATCAAATGTAAAAAGTGAAAACTAAAATATCTCAAACATCCTTGTAGAGATTTAACAAATTAAGAAATGTTAATATTCAAATCCCATCACAGAAGCAATCAAATTCACCCAAACCTAGATCCAACTGCTACTCTAATCTTTTGTACAGTGGAGGTTATAAGAGCATGAATTGTGGCCACCGAATCTGTGATTAGTCGGTCAGAAAATGTGTCAGGGCGCACCATTATTTGGAAGGCCACAGTGAGCAGTGAACTATTCGATCCAGTCATGTTAGAACTAGAAGAAGCTCCAGCTCTAGTTCCACTATCATCAACTCCATCACTTGAGATGATAAAGCCCGATGGTAAAACATTTGTATCTGTGGTGTCTTTACCACTCATTGCAGAAGTAATGGCTGAAACTGGCACTGGAGCATCAATTAGATTAGCCCCTAACAAGTCGGTGCTGCTTTCTTGAAGTATCAACATGTTTTCCTTACGATTAATGGGCTGCAATTAACCATAATATATGAGTCAATATTAAAAGTGTTCAAAGGTTTTAATATATGGGAAACTAATCAAAGACTCAAAATGCTTATTGCCATATGATacaagaaatttgaaaaaaaaaaacatattttgCACATGCATATGTCATTTTAGATATTAGTGAACTTCTGGTCTATTTATAAGTCAGTAGTCATATTTACTACAAGTAGAAGTAAAACATCAAAATGTTTACCTGCATGAGGGAGATGGTGTTTCCAGGGTGAGTGCCAGTGGAGATATGTGCAATTTCATGAACAGGATTTCCATCAGACAGAACATCCCACTCCAAATTATATTGAGGGAAAATTATCAATATATcggttaattttattttttaattttttactaaaGACCAAAATCTCAAAACTTGCAATTCTCTGTGTTGACAAAATGCTATAGTGCATTCATCGTGCAAGTTTATGTGCAAAATGCTTTTTTAATTTAAACAGAGACCAATAAAAATCTTAGAAGGTTGCATTTGATCTAaccaaaaaaatttcatgatttccaactaaatttaaaaaaaatgtttgatAAAATAGATGCTATAATTAACAAGAAAATTGGTGAATAGGGAATAAAACCTGAACTCTTGCATGCACATCTTTGAAGAAATCAAATAGATTCTCAAAGGAAGTTGGAAGCCGCAGGGACGCAGCAACACAAACAATCATGTTATTGGGTTGGCCAGAAATGTCACTTCTATGAACCGAGACTCGAAACCCGTTGCTGTTCAATTCTGATAGCTGAGGGAGATCTAATTTCTCTAACATGCTTAACATGTGGCAGAAGTTTTTGACCATCTTGTGAGAAAGTTTTGTTAGGCTTTTCCTACCTTCAGGTGCATCAATAACTGGATGAAATTAAGAGCAAAGCACAAAAGCTCAAGAAAGTTAGAATAAAATCTCAAAAATTAATctttctaaaaaaattttaaatagaaACTTGATTTGTAAGTACCTCCTTCAAGTTCATGTCCAGGAGTATATCTTGGTCCCATTGAAAATGCAAATCTCTCGCACATCCTTTGCAAAGTAACAATCCATCTCTTGGCTCCACCTGCTTGAGAATCACAAACCATATCTTTATAAAGAGGATGAGTTAGAGATATATCATCCACTTGAACATGTTCAACCCATGCCACCTAGGGACAAGGATATAAATATTAGGGTAGggtgaatatatatatataaacagtTGATCTACTTATTAAAAGATAGCGGTGTAGAGATTGATGCCCGGTTGGATTAAGTGTTTTTggaggtgtttttgaaatattttactgtaacaatgtacataaaaaaCTTTTcctataaatattttttgaaatatttgatatattgtatggatgatatgttttttgtttgtgtattattgtaacattgtatttgaaatacttattttttaaaaataagccAATCCAGATGGAGTTTTTTCaaaatgttatattttaatgtgtttgtttacttttcaaaaattgagcAAATATAATAATTCTAATTTCTTGCACGAACCAAATACACTGATTTGCTCAAATAATATACTTTCTTATACATGGCATAGAAACTTTATATACTACATAATTACAATGAATTACAGAACCTCAAACTAAGGCACATGAACATCCACATGACAAATTGATACTTTAACTAAATTTTGTAGTCAAATTTTAATACTTGGACGAATGCAACTAAGTAGCACGTAACTGGTACGTAATCATTACTTTATGTGCcttttgaaattcttttaagagtaTTAGTAGAAAGTTACGAGTCTAAAACCTTATCACTGATTTTATAACTATAATAGAATGACCAAACTACTTCTAGATATTGTAGCCAAACTTACATGTTGGTCAAGAAATTCTCTAACTAATATCATCCTTATTTTTCAAGAACTACTCTAAATAATGTCGTTATAGTCTAGTATCCGAGCCAATGTTCCCTAAATTAGGCTCAACATCCAGTTCTTAAGTTCTAGTCAAAATCTAATTACTACTATCAATTTCTTGGTTAATGctatgtaaaacttgattaggtaCTGACTCTATCATTTTTAGCACACAATATGCACGAATTAGATcttgttagaaaaattaaaatatatatatatgaattgtCATGTAAAATGATATTTGTTTATACTTGTTTCGATCAATCTTAAGTCTCAACTGAAGTTACGAAACAAATGATGGAAACCATGAAATGAGCATTGGAACTTGCATTTGCTTTTCCATTGGGCATGTCTTGAATAAGGCAACCGGAAGGAAACATCCATGTTTTTTAAGAAGAAGCAGCTTCTAGCTCCTTAAAGGAATCATAGGAAACATTTACGATCACCCATGTTGTTGAATCAAGTTGTCGGATATAACGAAGGAATGCCAACTCTCTAGGTGCAACAAGAGGTGAAAGAACGTGCAATTTTTCGTGCATATGCAATAACACATCCattaaaattaatcaattttGCATTCTAATAGCTACCAAGGAATCAAAATTCCTTTAagcaaaattacaaaataattatTCTGCAAATAGATAACCACCCCTTTTTCCTGTGTCAAGCACTTCAATTGTCCTAACTTTGGTGACAATTGTAGGGAAAAAAATCCATCCATTTTTCCTGTAACATGAATAAGATATTAAAACATAAATGGAATACATGCTATTAAATCTAATAAAAGTAAAATCATAAATCATATCTCATTTTTTGATGGATTAagggaaaaaacaagaaaaaaaaaataaaaggagcaAGAGATATTATTAGAGTGAACCGGATCTTGAAATATATCAATCAAGTGCCTGGTAGTAATTGGCACAAGTCCTGAATCTCTTGATGATTCTATCCAAGAACTAGAGCTATTGATATGGGATATTTTGGGATATAGCTTGTCATGAGTTTCGCGATGAATAAGATATCTCTCATTAGTTGGAGATTTAACCCATAAGGGCTCATTTCCTCGGAAAAGCTCTAATAATTCATCCATGGCATTAACAGTAGTTTCAACCATGACAGATTTTTCCATCCCTTGTATTTCAGAAAACCTTTGAGGTAACAATGTGTTCATTGAAGTCCTGGGAATATTTTCACGGGACAGATAAGATTCGAGTACTCCAGATCTTCTAGAAAAAGTGGATACTGCACGGGATGCCCTTTCAAGCTGCAAATATATATagcaaaacaaataaatcagCAGTAGTTAGGAATTGATTCCAAGATTTTGTATAAgttatatttgaaaaaattaaatacATGAAGATAGATTAGGGTACCTATTGTTTCAACCAAGCATTTTCAACTCGTAATCTTTCTAGATTTCTTTGCCTTGCTTCTTCTCCAGAAGATAAATCCTCACATTTTGGGCATACAAGATTCCTTAATGCTTCTCTCATAGCAAGAGTCTCATAATAGAATCTGTCATTTTCAACTCTAAGGGCATTGTTGTCAGATCGTTCATTGTGACTCTggaaatgccaaaaaaaaaaaaaaaagagtcatatCATAGTAGAGATTTTCAATGTccctaaatttttatttgaaatcatATTTAGCTCCTAAAGTTTGACAGCGTGTGCAACTCATGTGACAGCCATCAAAGATATTGTTGCCAAAAGCAGCATtatccataaaaaaaaaagaaataggtCTCGCCGTTTCCATTTCCCAACGGATTCTTATTTCTCTGTCTAAAATTGCCGAGCCCAACTCACTAACATCAAGATAATATATTCATCAGGTAAATATATATCATTAGTATTCTCAATTTCTTTTGAATGT
This sequence is a window from Coffea eugenioides isolate CCC68of chromosome 7, Ceug_1.0, whole genome shotgun sequence. Protein-coding genes within it:
- the LOC113777118 gene encoding homeobox-leucine zipper protein HDG11-like, with amino-acid sequence MSFKVSSRNGFALESNGSADEHDDSSNSRRKRERKQYHHHSAEQVQRLEAFFKECPHPDENQRRQLSREIGLEPRQIKFWFQNKRTQTKSHNERSDNNALRVENDRFYYETLAMREALRNLLERASRAVSTFSRRSGVLESYLSRENIPRTSMNTLLPQRFSEIQGMEKSVMVETTVNAMDELLELFRGNEPLWVKSPTNERYLIHRETHDKLYPKISHINSSSSWIESSRDSGLVPITTRHLIDIFQDPTWMFPSGCLIQDMPNGKANVAWVEHVQVDDISLTHPLYKDMVCDSQAGGAKRWIVTLQRMCERFAFSMGPRYTPGHELEGVIDAPEGRKSLTKLSHKMVKNFCHMLSMLEKLDLPQLSELNSNGFRVSVHRSDISGQPNNMIVCVAASLRLPTSFENLFDFFKDVHARVQWDVLSDGNPVHEIAHISTGTHPGNTISLMQPINRKENMLILQESSTDLLGANLIDAPVPVSAITSAMSGKDTTDTNVLPSGFIISSDGVDDSGTRAGASSSSNMTGSNSSLLTVAFQIMVRPDTFSDRLITDSVATIHALITSTVQKIRVAVGSRFG